A genomic segment from Candidatus Binatia bacterium encodes:
- a CDS encoding pyridoxamine 5'-phosphate oxidase family protein: MMTMSPKLRGPWNAAEVAAYLDGARIPVRLACTRGADGPLIVSLWFEHRDGALWCATQNSSRTAKYLAQDDRCAFEIAGETLPYSGVRGQGRATLSEAEGPRVLARLIERYLGAEDSSFTRWLRSRAETEVAIRIDPTWITSWDFSERMKTGA, translated from the coding sequence ATGATGACGATGTCACCGAAGCTCCGGGGGCCGTGGAACGCGGCCGAAGTCGCCGCGTATCTCGACGGGGCGCGGATTCCGGTGCGGCTCGCCTGCACGAGGGGAGCCGACGGGCCGCTGATCGTGTCTCTGTGGTTCGAGCACCGAGACGGCGCGTTGTGGTGCGCGACGCAGAACTCGTCGCGCACCGCGAAGTACCTCGCCCAGGACGACCGGTGTGCGTTCGAGATCGCGGGCGAGACCCTACCGTATTCCGGGGTCCGCGGGCAGGGGCGCGCGACGCTCTCCGAGGCCGAAGGCCCGCGCGTGCTGGCCCGGCTCATCGAGCGCTACCTCGGGGCCGAAGATTCATCGTTCACCCGGTGGCTCCGGAGCCGCGCCGAGACCGAGGTCGCGATCCGGATCGATCCGACATGGATCACGAGCTGGGACTTCTCAGAGCGGATGAAGACCGGCGCATGA